A portion of the Carya illinoinensis cultivar Pawnee chromosome 11, C.illinoinensisPawnee_v1, whole genome shotgun sequence genome contains these proteins:
- the LOC122282514 gene encoding uncharacterized protein LOC122282514 produces MDKAWMSIEDRFMSNEYAMGVSHFMNMAKEHAQGGIDIRCPCRRCRNMLFQPITTVEEHLFIIGIDPSYKDWIFHGEEEVLDVNSSEEGDDASGNDAYIDDMDELLDDIQAGASMDQSGGSHIPGIDGVTPGGSSATFSELLEDARSPLYPSCSSFSKLSFIVKLLHIKTVGGWSVKSFNMVIKLLKSAFPDALLPDSYNDACRLERGLGFNYTKIDACLNDCVLFWKEHSDKEKCQKCNTPRWVLSSTKQKKIPHKVLRHFPLVPRLQRLFVSNKTAGAMRWHSTERVNDYNVMRHPADSKVWKDFDVQYPQFASDPRNVRIGLASDGFNPFNNIAKPYSIWPVILVAYNLPPWLCMKDPYLMLSLLIPGPKAPGNDIDVYLRPLIEELKFLWEVGVNTYDAFADQSFRLHAALLWTINDFPAYANLSGWSTKGKLACPTCNGSTDSLWLVHGRKHCYMGHRRWLLPGHRWRSKKAEFNGSTNHRPAPIHLSGEAILEQLRELQDVQFGKLSKKRKRTANELNWTKKSVFFELPYWKSLELRHNLDVMHIEKNICDSVLGTLMDIEGKSKDTANARRDLANLGIRKELHLQQEGDSCSMRLACYMLNKKEKRSFCEWLASVKFPDGFAANIARCVNVRESKILGMKSHDSHIFMQRLLSVVISGYLTSDVRQALTELSSFFKKFCARALNIDVLHRLQTDISLILCKLEMIFPPAFFDIMVHLAIHLPQEALLAGPVQYRWMYPFERYLGKFKRYVKNMARPEGSIAEAYIHVECLTFCSMYLHDIETTFTREERNVDVGPDHTPGSMSVFFQKVRPMGSSSTDRLDDQLLAKAECQHYNKIKEEDPNNVDRRHQTEFGKWFKNHIRELRILNPDEVTDELYALACGPDPWVGSYSGCIMNGIRFHTKDREQH; encoded by the exons ATGGACAAGGCGTGGATGAGTATTGAAGATAGATTTATGTCTAATGAGTATGCAATGGGGGTTAGCCATTTCATGAATATGGCTAAGGAGCATGCACAAGGGGGCATTGACATTAGGTGTCCGTGCCGTAGATGTCGTAACATGCTCTTCCAGCCAATAACCACAGTCGAGgagcatttatttattatagggATTGATCCTTCTTATAAGGATTGGATTTTTcacggtgaagaggaagtgTTGGATGTTAATTCTTCAGAAGAAGGTGATGATGCCAGCGGCAATGATGCCTATATTGATGATATGGATGAGCTGCTGGATGACATTCAGGCTGGAGCTTCTATGGATCAGTCCGGAGGTTCGCATATACCTGGTATTGATGGTGTCACACCTGGTGGTTCTTCAGCAACGTTTTCAGAATTGTTAGAAGATGCACGGAGTCCACTTTATCCATCATGCTCATCGTTTTCAAAGCTTTCTTTTATCGTAAAGTTGCTTCATATAAAGACTGTTGGTGGTTGGAGTGTTAAATCCTTTAACATGGTCATCAAGCTCCTGAAATCTGCATTTCCTGACGCTCTTCTCCCTGACTCATACAATGATGCATGCCGATTGGAACGTGGCCTGGGGTTTAATTACACAAAGATAGATGCTTGTTTGAATGATTGTGTCTTATTTTGGAAGGAACATTCTGATAAAGAGAAGTGCCAAAAATGCAACACTCCGAGATGGGTGTTAAGTAGTACTAAGCAAAAGAAAATTCCACACAAAGTGCTCAGACATTTCCCGTTGGTCCCAAGGCTGCAAAGACTATTTGTTTCTAATAAGACTGCCGGGGCAATGAGATGGCATTCTACTGAACGCGTCAACGATTATAATGTGATGAGGCACCCTGCAGATTCGAAGGTATGGAAAGATTTTGACGTGCAGTACCCTCAGTTTGCTTCAGATCCTCGTAATGTGAGAATTGGGTTAGCGAGTGATGGGTTTAATCCATTTAACAATATAGCTAAACCCTACAGTATATGGCCAGTGATTCTTGTAGCATATAACTTGCCCccttggttatgcatgaaagatccatacctCATGCTTTCGTTGCTAATTCCTGGCCCAAAAGCACCAGGCAACGATATCGACGTGTATCTACGCCCTTTAATTGAAGAACTGAAGTTTCTATGGGAAGTGGGTGTCAATACATACGATGCATTTGCAGATCAATCGTTTCGATTACATGCAGCATTACTCTGGACCATTAATGACTTCCCAGCGTATGCTAAtctttctgggtggagcacaaaggggAAATTGGCATGTCCTACGTGTAATGGTAGTACGGATTCATTGTGGCTGGTCCATGGGCGAAAGCACTGCTACATGGGTCATCGGCGGTGGTTGTTGCCAGGGCACAGGTGGAGATCTAAAAAAGCTGAATTTAATGGTAGTACTAACCATCGCCCAGCACCTATACATTTGTCGGGAGAGGCTATCTTGGAACAATTGAGAGAATTGCAAGATGTACAGTTTGGTAAGTTATCAAAAAAGAGGAAACGCACAGCcaatgagttgaattggaccaaaaaaagtgTATTCTTTGAGTTGCCTTATTGGAAATCCTTGGAATTGAGACATAACCTagatgtcatgcatattgagaagaacataTGCGATAGCGTATTAGGAACTTTGATGGATATCGAGGGAAAAAGCAAGGACACAGCCAATGCCCGTCGGGATTTGGCCAACCTAGGCATACGGAAAGAATTACACTTACAGCAAGAGGGCGATAGTTGTTCAATGAGACTGGCGTGTTACAtgctaaataaaaaagagaagagatctTTCTGCGAGTGGTTAGCAAGTGTTAAGTTCCCTGATGGTTTTGCCGCGAACATCGCCCGATGTGTTAATGTACGTGAATCAAAGATCTTAGgcatgaaaagtcatgattctCATATTTTCATGCAACGATTACTGTCAGTGGTGATTAGTGGCTACTTAACCAGTGATGTACGGCAAGCTTTGACTGAGTTAAGTTCATTCTTCAAGAAATTCTGTGCACGAGCATTAAACATTGATGTTCTGCACCGCCTACAAACTGATATCTCTCTTATTCTTTGCAAGttggaaatgatattcccacctGCATTCTTCGATATAATGGTGCATCTTGCTATTCACTTGCCACAAGAGGCATTGCTTGCGGGACCTGTCCagtataggtggatgtatccttttgaACGGTATCTAGGGAAGTTCAAGCgttatgtaaaaaatatggcAAGACCTGAAGGCTCAATTGCCGAGGCCTATATTCATGTTGAGTGCCTTACATTTTGTTCGATGTATCTCCATGACATTGAGACGACTTTTACTAGGGAAGAGCGAAATGTGGATGTCGGTCCAGACCATACACCGGGTAGTATGAGTGTATTTTTTCAAAAGGTGAGACCAATGGGTTCGTCCTCCACTGATAGATTGGATGATCAGCTATTAGCAAAAGCTGAGTG TCAGCACTATAACAAGATTAAAGAAGAGGACCCCAACAATGTTGATCGTAGGCACCAGACCGAATTTGGGAAATGGTTCAAGAACCAT ATTCGAGAATTGCGTATCTTGAATCCAGATGAAGTTACAGATGAACTTTATGCTCTTGCTTGCGGACCAGATCCTTGGGTGGGATCATATAGTGGATGCATCATGAATGGAATTCGGTTTCACACAAAAGACCGTGAACAACATTGA